CCTCTCCCCTCCCCCGCTCCGGCGGCTCAGGCGGGCGGGAACCGTCGGCGCAGCCACAGCAGGATCGGCACCGCGATCAGCCATGTGACGAGAATCACCGACCCTACGGGGATCAGCGCGACGCGGGCGTCACGTCCGGTTACGCGGACGAGATCGGGATCGCTGCGCGCGTACTCGACGGCGATGCGCTGGCCGGTGGTCAGCCCGGTCGGATAGAGAACTCCCAGCTCGGGATTGTGCGTCACCCCGTCGGGTGTGACGAACCTCACCGCCGAGCGCAGCGACCCCGCGGACAGCACCTCCGCGACCGCGGTGCCCATGTCGGAGCGGATGGTGTGGTCGTTGCGCAGCGCCCCGAGGAACAGGATCACCGAGAGCGCCGAGACGGCCACGGCGACGACGAGA
This region of Rhodococcus sp. Z13 genomic DNA includes:
- a CDS encoding DUF3592 domain-containing protein, giving the protein MSGPTRAYRAVLVVAVAVSALSVILFLGALRNDHTIRSDMGTAVAEVLSAGSLRSAVRFVTPDGVTHNPELGVLYPTGLTTGQRIAVEYARSDPDLVRVTGRDARVALIPVGSVILVTWLIAVPILLWLRRRFPPA